A region from the Aeromicrobium choanae genome encodes:
- a CDS encoding dihydrolipoamide acetyltransferase family protein, whose protein sequence is MTNVQQFHLPDVGEGLTEAEIVTWLVAPGDVVEVNQTLVEIETAKSLVELPSPFAGEVTELHAAEGETVDVGRPIISIATAGAAPEEAPESPAGPAEAEHEAADADEPKLLVGYGAKETSGRRRRRAAQQAQAERPAAPSAPAAAPAGPVRTKPPVRKLAKVLGVDLTSLTPTGPGGIVTRADVLDASSSNGASPVAPDPVATTPTDAAPAEIRIPIKGVRKHTAAAMVSSAFTAPHVTEFVTLDITATMDLRARVAARRDFKDVKLSPLCFIAKAFLRAIERTPSANSRWDEAAQEIVQMREVNLGIAAATPRGLVVPNIRSAQRLGLAELATAIADLAATARSGKTPPEAMAQGTVTISNFGVFGVDTGTPILNPGETAILGVGTITRQPWVVGEGADERLEPRWVTTLALSFDHRVMDGQQGSELLADTAAFLRDPALATL, encoded by the coding sequence ATGACGAACGTCCAGCAGTTCCACCTCCCCGACGTCGGCGAGGGCCTGACCGAGGCCGAGATCGTGACCTGGCTCGTCGCGCCGGGCGACGTCGTCGAGGTCAACCAGACCCTCGTCGAGATCGAGACGGCGAAGTCCCTCGTCGAGCTCCCGTCGCCGTTCGCGGGCGAGGTGACCGAGCTGCACGCCGCTGAGGGCGAGACGGTCGACGTCGGCAGGCCCATCATCAGCATCGCGACCGCCGGAGCCGCGCCGGAGGAGGCACCCGAGAGCCCGGCCGGGCCCGCGGAGGCCGAGCACGAGGCGGCCGACGCCGACGAGCCGAAGCTGCTCGTCGGGTACGGCGCGAAGGAGACGAGTGGCCGGCGTCGGCGCCGTGCTGCCCAGCAGGCTCAGGCCGAGAGGCCCGCGGCTCCGTCGGCGCCCGCAGCGGCACCGGCCGGGCCCGTCAGGACCAAGCCGCCGGTCCGGAAGCTCGCGAAGGTCCTCGGCGTCGATCTGACGTCGCTCACGCCGACCGGACCCGGCGGCATCGTCACCCGCGCTGACGTGCTCGACGCCTCCTCGAGCAACGGCGCGTCCCCCGTGGCCCCCGACCCCGTCGCGACCACGCCCACCGACGCCGCACCGGCCGAGATCCGCATCCCGATCAAGGGCGTGCGCAAGCACACCGCGGCGGCCATGGTCAGCTCGGCCTTCACCGCGCCCCACGTCACCGAGTTCGTGACGCTCGACATCACCGCGACGATGGACCTGCGGGCCCGGGTCGCCGCCCGGCGCGACTTCAAGGACGTCAAGCTCAGCCCCCTGTGCTTCATCGCCAAGGCCTTCCTGCGCGCCATCGAGCGCACCCCCTCGGCGAACTCCCGGTGGGACGAGGCGGCACAGGAGATCGTGCAGATGCGCGAGGTCAACCTCGGCATCGCGGCGGCGACGCCCCGGGGCCTCGTGGTGCCGAACATTCGCAGCGCGCAGCGTCTGGGACTGGCCGAGCTCGCCACGGCCATCGCCGACCTCGCCGCCACGGCCCGGTCGGGCAAGACCCCGCCCGAGGCCATGGCGCAGGGCACGGTCACCATCAGCAACTTCGGCGTCTTCGGCGTCGACACGGGCACCCCGATCCTGAACCCGGGGGAGACCGCGATCCTCGGTGTCGGCACGATCACGCGCCAGCCGTGGGTCGTCGGGGAGGGCGCCGACGAGCGTCTGGAGCCCCGGTGGGTCACGACCCTGGCGCTGTCCTTCGACCATCGGGTCATGGACGGCCAGCAGGGGTCGGAGCTGCTCGCCGACACGGCGGCCTTCCTGCGCGATCCCGCCCTCGCAACGCTCTGA
- a CDS encoding alpha-ketoacid dehydrogenase subunit beta, giving the protein MTTALAHALNAGLRHSMESDDKVLLIGEDIGELGGVFRVTDGLAKDFGEDRVVTSPLGEAGIVGSAIGLAMAGYRPVCEIQFDGFVFPAMNQIITQLAKYRHRSEGAVSLPVVIRIPVGGGIGAIEHHSESPEAYFAHTPGLRVLCPSSAQDAYDLLGQAIACNDPVIFLEPKRSYWAKGDVDATAAPLPMDRARIVRPGDDLTLVTYGALVPTAVKVAAAAAEEGRSIEVIDLRSLSPIDDATIVASVERTGRLVVAHEASQTAGLGSEVVARVQDQVFYSLEAPIIRVTGYDTPYPASRLEHDWLPNLDRILDAIDRSFTY; this is encoded by the coding sequence ATGACCACCGCGCTGGCCCACGCCCTGAACGCCGGCCTGCGTCACTCGATGGAGTCCGACGACAAGGTCCTGCTGATCGGCGAGGACATCGGCGAGCTGGGGGGCGTCTTCCGCGTCACCGACGGACTCGCGAAGGACTTCGGCGAGGACCGGGTCGTCACGTCGCCGCTCGGTGAGGCCGGCATCGTCGGCAGCGCCATCGGGCTGGCCATGGCCGGCTACCGACCGGTGTGCGAGATCCAGTTCGACGGCTTCGTCTTCCCCGCCATGAACCAGATCATCACCCAGCTCGCCAAGTACCGTCACCGTTCCGAGGGGGCCGTCTCGCTCCCCGTGGTCATCCGCATCCCGGTCGGCGGTGGCATCGGCGCCATCGAGCACCACAGCGAGTCGCCGGAGGCGTACTTCGCCCACACTCCCGGCCTCCGCGTCCTGTGCCCCTCGAGCGCGCAGGACGCGTACGACCTGCTCGGCCAGGCCATCGCCTGCAACGACCCCGTGATCTTCCTCGAGCCCAAGCGCTCGTACTGGGCCAAGGGTGACGTCGACGCCACCGCCGCGCCGTTGCCGATGGACCGGGCGCGCATCGTACGTCCGGGCGACGACCTGACGCTGGTGACCTACGGGGCACTCGTGCCGACCGCGGTCAAGGTGGCCGCCGCGGCCGCCGAGGAAGGACGGTCGATCGAGGTCATCGATCTCCGGTCGCTCTCGCCGATCGACGACGCGACCATCGTCGCCTCGGTCGAGCGGACCGGCCGGCTGGTCGTCGCCCACGAGGCGTCGCAGACCGCGGGACTGGGCTCGGAGGTCGTGGCGCGCGTCCAGGACCAGGTCTTCTACTCGCTGGAGGCGCCGATCATCCGGGTCACGGGATACGACACGCCCTACCCGGCCAGCCGGCTCGAGCACGACTGGCTCCCGAACCTCGACCGCATCCTCGACGCCATCGACCGCAGCTTCACCTACTGA
- a CDS encoding thiamine pyrophosphate-dependent enzyme has translation MTVETRTTEPWSVLDVTGHLRTDDRVPSGDTALDLRGAYRDMVLARRVDAEAIALQRQGELGLWPSMLGQEGAQVGAGSALRPQDVVFPTYREHAVAWCFGVDPVQLLGLFRGTTMGGWDPRERNFNLYTLVIGAQTLHGVGYAMGIVRDGDVGTGDPERDRAVLVFLGDGALSEGETNEAFVWAAAQQLPVVFFCQNNQWAISAPFSVQSRIPAAERAQGFGFPGVRVDGNDVIACHAATQEALATARAGGGPTLIEAVTYRRNPHTTSDDDLRYRSGSENDEWEGRDPIDRLRLLLTGADAPERLDDDFLAELAQEEQALAERLRTGCRALPVPSPEDPFVHTLEQTPAELARQRDEHLAFVAAGEGDHA, from the coding sequence ATGACCGTGGAGACCCGCACGACCGAGCCCTGGTCCGTCCTTGACGTGACCGGGCACCTGCGCACGGACGACCGCGTCCCGAGCGGCGACACGGCCCTCGACCTGCGCGGGGCCTACCGCGACATGGTGCTCGCCCGACGTGTCGACGCCGAGGCGATCGCCCTGCAGCGCCAGGGTGAGCTCGGTCTCTGGCCGTCCATGCTCGGGCAGGAGGGCGCCCAGGTCGGTGCCGGCTCGGCCCTGCGGCCCCAGGACGTCGTGTTCCCCACCTACCGGGAGCACGCGGTGGCCTGGTGCTTCGGTGTCGATCCGGTCCAGCTGCTCGGTCTGTTCCGTGGCACGACCATGGGTGGCTGGGACCCGCGCGAGCGGAACTTCAACCTCTACACCCTGGTCATCGGGGCACAGACGCTGCACGGCGTCGGATACGCGATGGGGATCGTCCGCGACGGCGACGTCGGCACTGGTGACCCCGAGCGCGACCGCGCCGTCCTGGTCTTCCTCGGTGACGGCGCCCTCAGCGAGGGCGAGACCAACGAGGCCTTCGTCTGGGCCGCGGCGCAGCAGCTCCCGGTGGTCTTCTTCTGCCAGAACAACCAGTGGGCCATCTCGGCGCCCTTCTCGGTGCAGAGCCGGATCCCCGCCGCCGAACGGGCCCAGGGCTTCGGCTTCCCCGGTGTGCGCGTCGACGGCAACGACGTCATCGCCTGCCACGCGGCCACCCAGGAGGCCCTCGCGACGGCTCGCGCCGGTGGCGGGCCGACCCTCATCGAGGCGGTCACCTACCGGCGCAATCCCCACACGACGTCCGACGACGACCTGCGCTACCGCAGCGGCTCCGAGAACGACGAGTGGGAGGGCCGCGACCCGATCGACCGCCTGCGACTGCTGCTCACCGGCGCGGACGCCCCCGAGCGCCTCGACGACGACTTCCTGGCCGAGCTGGCGCAGGAGGAGCAGGCCCTCGCTGAACGGCTGCGGACCGGGTGCCGCGCGCTTCCCGTGCCGTCACCCGAGGACCCGTTCGTCCACACGCTCGAGCAGACGCCTGCCGAGCTGGCCCGACAGCGCGACGAGCACCTGGCTTTCGTCGCCGCCGGAGAAGGAGACCACGCATGA
- a CDS encoding Lrp/AsnC family transcriptional regulator translates to MDAIDRQILDLLRRSARMPVSEIGRRVGLSSAPVARRIEKLENTGVIRGYVAVIDDAAVGEIDAFTEIRLTGDTATEKIEEIARRVPEVQQYYTIAGDPDALVRFRVRNVEHLQQVVNAIRRTGIVAGTKTLMVMSAWDRTHLVDDDHSRSSPARD, encoded by the coding sequence ATGGACGCCATCGACCGACAGATCCTCGACCTCCTGCGACGGAGCGCACGGATGCCCGTCAGTGAGATCGGACGCCGCGTGGGCCTGTCGAGCGCGCCGGTGGCGCGGCGGATCGAGAAGCTGGAGAACACCGGCGTGATCCGGGGATACGTCGCCGTCATCGATGACGCGGCCGTCGGCGAGATCGATGCCTTCACCGAGATCCGGCTGACCGGGGACACGGCCACGGAGAAGATCGAGGAGATCGCCCGGCGCGTGCCGGAGGTGCAGCAGTACTACACGATCGCCGGCGACCCGGACGCCCTCGTGCGCTTCCGGGTCCGCAACGTCGAGCACCTGCAACAGGTCGTCAACGCCATTCGCCGCACCGGCATCGTCGCGGGCACGAAGACGCTCATGGTCATGTCGGCGTGGGACCGCACCCATCTGGTCGACGACGACCACAGCCGATCCTCGCCGGCTCGCGACTGA
- a CDS encoding alpha-hydroxy acid oxidase, which translates to MAIAPSRPRTQRRLPRWKVLAPLLGVRRWERDRLTRRLRRALTVPDLADIARRRTPRSVFEYVDGAAEAGLGLERARQAFARVEFDARVLRDVASVDTGTTILGRRADLPLILAPTGFTRMMHHEGEPAVARAGATAGVPYTLSTMGTTSPADLMAAAPTGRNWFQLYLWRDRAATLELIESARAAGYDTLVLTVDTPVAGNRLRDARNGLTIPPTLNVRTLLDMSRHPSWWANLLTTAPLEFAALRKFDGTVAELVNTMFDPAVSFEDLAWLRSQWAGNLVVKGLQSVDDVRLVVDAGVDGIVVSNHGGRQLDRAATPLELLPAVVDAVEGRCQVFLDTGILSGADIVAALGMGADACMVGRAYLYGLMAGGERGVDRALDILRSEMTRTMQLMGAASVADLRGRALLRP; encoded by the coding sequence ATGGCGATCGCACCATCCAGGCCCCGCACGCAGCGCAGGCTGCCCCGTTGGAAGGTCCTCGCGCCATTGCTCGGCGTCCGTCGCTGGGAGCGCGACCGTCTGACGCGGCGGTTGCGGCGCGCCCTCACGGTCCCGGATCTCGCCGACATCGCACGTCGCAGGACGCCGCGGTCGGTCTTCGAGTACGTCGACGGAGCGGCTGAGGCCGGACTGGGTCTCGAGCGCGCCCGCCAGGCCTTCGCGAGGGTGGAGTTCGACGCCCGCGTCCTGCGTGACGTGGCCTCGGTGGACACCGGCACCACGATCCTGGGTCGCAGGGCCGACCTCCCCCTCATCCTGGCGCCGACCGGGTTCACCCGGATGATGCACCACGAGGGCGAGCCCGCGGTCGCTCGCGCGGGCGCGACCGCAGGGGTCCCGTACACGCTGTCGACGATGGGCACGACGTCGCCGGCGGACCTCATGGCCGCAGCGCCCACCGGCCGGAACTGGTTCCAGCTCTACCTGTGGCGAGACCGTGCCGCGACGCTCGAGCTGATCGAGTCGGCCCGTGCGGCCGGGTACGACACGCTCGTGCTGACCGTCGACACCCCGGTGGCGGGCAACAGGCTCAGGGACGCGCGCAACGGACTGACCATCCCTCCCACGCTCAACGTCCGGACCTTGCTCGACATGTCCAGGCATCCCTCGTGGTGGGCGAACCTGCTGACCACCGCACCCCTGGAGTTCGCTGCGCTGCGGAAGTTCGACGGCACGGTGGCAGAGCTGGTGAACACCATGTTCGATCCCGCGGTGAGCTTCGAGGACCTCGCATGGCTCCGCAGTCAGTGGGCCGGCAACCTCGTCGTGAAGGGCCTGCAGTCGGTCGACGACGTCCGACTGGTGGTCGACGCCGGTGTCGACGGCATCGTCGTGTCGAACCACGGTGGACGGCAGCTCGATCGAGCAGCCACGCCCCTGGAGCTGCTCCCCGCCGTCGTGGACGCCGTGGAGGGTCGCTGCCAGGTCTTCCTGGACACCGGAATCCTCTCCGGCGCGGACATCGTGGCAGCCCTGGGGATGGGAGCCGACGCCTGCATGGTGGGCCGTGCCTACCTGTACGGCCTGATGGCAGGAGGCGAGCGCGGGGTGGACCGCGCGCTCGACATCCTCCGTTCCGAGATGACGCGAACGATGCAGCTCATGGGTGCGGCGTCTGTCGCCGACCTGCGCGGGAGGGCGCTGCTCCGACCGTGA
- a CDS encoding GntR family transcriptional regulator: MKSADGSAGTPLRISAPDRIVAALRADLLDGNLAPGEHLREEQLTARFDAGRHTVRAAIKQLTATGLVVHEPHKGARVPALTRERIDTVFEFRSVVELGSLRLALSRRADLSPVEYAVRRLESLPEDTPWGTLIETHGQIHRAIVEASGNERLLAAHQSCEDELRLLLANLRPDFTVAKLAALHRDLMDKLLIDEESAVEALRADLEQAGRGALLMALQRQSH; the protein is encoded by the coding sequence ATGAAGTCCGCCGACGGCTCCGCAGGGACGCCACTGAGGATCAGCGCTCCCGATCGGATCGTCGCCGCACTGCGAGCGGATCTCCTCGACGGGAACCTCGCTCCCGGCGAGCACCTCCGCGAGGAGCAGCTCACCGCGCGTTTCGATGCTGGCCGCCACACCGTTCGCGCGGCGATCAAGCAGCTCACCGCGACAGGGCTCGTCGTCCACGAGCCCCACAAGGGTGCGCGCGTCCCGGCGCTGACCCGGGAGCGGATCGACACGGTCTTCGAGTTCCGCAGCGTGGTCGAGCTCGGCAGCCTGCGACTCGCGCTGAGCCGGCGCGCGGACCTCTCCCCCGTCGAGTACGCGGTGCGACGACTCGAGTCCCTGCCCGAGGACACGCCTTGGGGGACGCTCATCGAGACCCACGGCCAGATCCATCGCGCGATCGTGGAGGCATCCGGCAACGAGCGGCTCCTCGCGGCCCACCAGTCGTGCGAGGACGAGCTCCGACTCCTGCTCGCCAACCTGCGCCCCGACTTCACCGTCGCGAAGCTGGCCGCCCTGCACCGTGACCTCATGGACAAGCTGCTGATCGACGAGGAGTCGGCCGTGGAGGCGTTGCGCGCGGACCTCGAGCAGGCCGGACGCGGTGCGCTGCTGATGGCTCTGCAACGCCAGTCGCACTGA